A DNA window from Chitinibacter fontanus contains the following coding sequences:
- a CDS encoding patatin-like phospholipase family protein, with the protein MVKPKRKIAITCQGGGSQTAFTAGALKALYDAGFEDHYQLVSITGTSGGALCATLLWYALLKGDQYLPQRMLDFWADNTAQSAAEAQFNHYVVESIRAVNRGQVPQFNLSPYSPLMQMMSSMSTSNLRPNFTDFRGLLADHIDFDELARLGPQPQLPALILGAAEVLTGTLAKFNSRTEAIRIEHILASCAVPNIFEAVEFDGQAYWDGLFSDNPPIDEVIKPEMVGMENLPEEIWVIKINPNGCSEVPKTPEAISDRRNELIGNVSLFQQLTSIRTLNELLLKDAFKPEFLASRGIKAPVLLPKCLSSDEVRPYHIPFIEMSEEMQKTLDYESKLDRSSENITRLMADGEKQAQQFIQARIASLRDAQ; encoded by the coding sequence ATGGTTAAGCCAAAAAGAAAAATCGCCATCACCTGCCAAGGTGGCGGTAGCCAGACGGCGTTTACGGCTGGCGCATTAAAAGCACTGTATGACGCAGGCTTTGAAGACCACTACCAATTAGTCAGCATCACCGGCACTTCGGGTGGCGCACTATGTGCCACGCTGCTGTGGTACGCGCTGTTAAAGGGGGATCAATATCTGCCACAGCGCATGCTCGATTTCTGGGCGGACAATACCGCGCAATCCGCTGCCGAAGCACAATTTAACCATTACGTGGTCGAATCGATCCGCGCAGTCAATCGTGGGCAAGTGCCCCAATTTAATTTGAGCCCTTACTCGCCACTGATGCAAATGATGTCGAGTATGAGTACATCGAATTTACGTCCCAATTTCACCGATTTTCGTGGCTTACTAGCGGATCATATCGATTTTGATGAACTCGCACGCCTTGGCCCTCAACCGCAACTGCCAGCATTGATTTTAGGCGCGGCCGAAGTGCTCACCGGCACTTTGGCTAAATTTAACTCACGCACCGAGGCAATTCGCATCGAGCATATTCTGGCCTCATGCGCCGTACCAAATATTTTTGAAGCGGTTGAATTTGATGGCCAAGCTTACTGGGATGGTCTATTTTCCGACAATCCACCAATCGATGAAGTCATCAAACCCGAGATGGTCGGCATGGAAAATCTGCCCGAAGAAATCTGGGTGATTAAAATCAACCCCAATGGTTGCAGCGAAGTACCGAAAACCCCGGAAGCGATTTCAGACCGGCGCAATGAGCTAATCGGTAATGTGTCGCTGTTTCAGCAGCTGACCAGTATTCGCACGCTCAATGAGTTATTGCTAAAAGACGCCTTTAAACCAGAGTTTTTAGCCTCGCGCGGCATCAAAGCGCCAGTTTTGTTACCCAAGTGTTTAAGCAGCGATGAAGTGCGCCCTTACCATATTCCATTTATTGAAATGTCGGAAGAAATGCAAAAAACACTCGATTACGAAAGCAAGCTCGATCGCAGCAGTGAGAATATTACTCGCCTGATGGCCGACGGTGAAAAACAAGCGCAGCAGTTTATTCAAGCACGCATCGCCAGCTTGAGAGATGCCCAATAG
- a CDS encoding copper homeostasis protein CutC, producing the protein MTNDIVLEICAGSVTSCLAAQEGGAHRVEFCDNLLEGGTTPSFGQLAAARDRLWITLNAIIRPRGGDFLYSELEFEVMERDVLACRKIGVDGIVIGLLNQDGSIDIPRTKRLVELAGTMPVTFHRAFDVARDPQQALEDIISTGCTRLLSSGQAATALEGAALLKQLQQQAGDRLIVMPGAGVRVNNIGELVQKTGCREFHSSGRAPFPSGMNYRNPAVKMGAPGQDEYSLIETDVNLVRELLHNARHHTE; encoded by the coding sequence ATGACCAACGATATTGTGTTAGAAATTTGCGCAGGCTCAGTAACTTCTTGCCTTGCCGCTCAGGAAGGTGGGGCACACCGGGTTGAATTTTGTGACAATCTGCTTGAAGGCGGCACCACCCCATCATTCGGCCAGCTTGCCGCCGCGCGTGATCGGTTGTGGATTACACTGAATGCGATTATTCGGCCCCGTGGCGGCGATTTTCTCTATTCCGAGCTGGAATTTGAAGTAATGGAACGCGATGTTTTAGCCTGCCGCAAGATAGGGGTGGATGGTATTGTTATCGGGCTATTAAACCAAGATGGCTCTATCGACATACCCCGCACTAAACGGTTAGTTGAATTGGCCGGCACCATGCCTGTCACCTTCCATCGCGCCTTTGATGTCGCCCGCGACCCACAGCAAGCGCTAGAGGACATTATCAGCACCGGCTGCACGCGCCTACTCTCCAGCGGCCAAGCCGCCACGGCACTGGAAGGCGCGGCACTGCTCAAACAATTGCAGCAACAAGCCGGTGATCGCTTGATTGTGATGCCCGGCGCCGGGGTGCGCGTCAATAATATTGGCGAGCTGGTGCAAAAAACGGGTTGCAGAGAGTTTCATAGCTCAGGTCGGGCACCATTTCCGAGCGGCATGAATTATCGCAACCCAGCAGTCAAAATGGGCGCGCCCGGCCAGGATGAATACAGCCTGATAGAAACCGATGTCAATTTAGTGCGCGAACTTCTGCATAACGCCCGTCACCACACAGAATAA